In the genome of Nitratireductor sp. GISD-1A_MAKvit, the window GAATCGGGCCATAGAGTGGGCGACTTAACAAGGCTCAGGCGGGACAATGACTGGCGTCGAACACCGCAGATTTCGCGCACTCTTCATCTCCGACATTCATCTGGGTTCGAAACCTGCCAAGGCCGAGTTTCTGATCGATTTTCTGCGTTATCACGATGCAGAGCGGATTTATCTGGTCGGCGACATCGTCGATGGCTGGCGTCTCAAACGCTCCTGGCATTGGCCACCGGCGCACAATGATGTGGTGCAGAAGCTGTTGCGCAAGGCCCGAAAGGGCACGGAAATCATCTACATTGCGGGAAACCATGACGAGTTTCTGCGATCATTCCAGGGGGTGCACTTCGGTGGCATCGTGGTGGCCGACCGGGTGATTCACGAAGCGGCTGACGGGCGTCGGTTTCTGGTCATTCATGGCGATCAGTTCGATCAGGTCGTTCACAATGTTCGCTGGCTCGCCTACCTGGGAGACAAGGCGTATGACCTGGCGATCGTGGTCAATCGGATAATCGCCCGGGTTCGGCGCTTGCTGGGGCGGCCCTACTGGTCGTTTTCTTCCTGGGCGAAAATCAAGGTCAAGAAAGCGGTGAAGTTCATTAGCTCGTTTCAGGATGTGCTGGCCCAGGAGGCCAGACGTGCAGAAGTTGACGGCGTTATCTGTGGGCACATCCATCACGCTGCCATGGAGGAAATTCGGGGCGTCAGCTACATGAATACCGGTGACTGGGTGGAAAGCTGTACCGCCCTTGCCGAGAATGCGGATGGCCGCTTCGAAATCATCACATGGGCGCAGGTGCTTGAAACGGAAGCGCAGGCCGTTTCACACGAGCAGAACGGTGTTGTGGCCGCTTTCCAGAAAAGCGGGGTCAAGGCCGCCTGAGCGGCCCCTGGCCGACAAGCAGTTGCTCAACCCCAAAGCTGTGGTGAAGGGGGAGAAACAAGCGATCCGGAATAAGCGAGGGCGTGAGCCCGGTCCTTCGCGAGAAGCAGCGGCCCGTCCAGATCGACATAGTCGGCTCCCTGAGCAAGCAGGACCGCCGGCGCCATTGCGAGCGAAGAACCAACCATACATCCAACCATCACGCCAAAGCCCATCGCGCGAGCGCGGTCGCGCAGTTCGATCGCTGCGGTCAGGCCTCCGGTCTTGTCGAGCTTGATGTTCACAAAGTCATACAGACCCGCGAGATCCTTCAGGCTATCGGCCGTGTGCACGCTTTCATCGGCGCAGACCGGGACCGGGTGTGGGATTTCGCGAAGAATGGTATCTTTTCCTGCCGGCAGCGGCTGCTCGATCAGCGCGACATGGAATTCTGCCGCAGCCAGCATGTTTTCGCGAATGTTGTCCTCGGTCCAGCCTTCATTGGCATCGACGATCAGACGACTTTCAGGCGCTGCACCGGCTACTGCATGAATGCGCGCGGCGTCGTTCTCTCCGCCCAGCTTCACCTTGAGCAGGGGACGCGTCGCATGGGCGCGCGCCTGCGCTGCCATTTCTTCCGGCGGTGCAAGGGAGATCGTATAGGCGGTCTGCAGGGGGCGTGGCGGGATGGTGCAGACCATCTCGGAGGCGCGCTTGCCGGAGAGCTTTGCCTCCAGGTCCCACAGCGCACAGTCTATCGCATTGCGTGCTGCTCCTGCGGGCATGGCCTGGATCAGGTCATTGCGACTGATACCATTTGCGATGTCGTCTCGCAGGCCCTCGATCTGGCTCACCACGCTGTCTTCTGATTCACCGTACCGTGGGTAGGGAACGCATTCGCCATGCCCGCGTACACCGTTTTCGCTCACCGTGCAGGCAACCACCCGTGCTTCCGTGCGGGAACCGCGGGAAATCGTGAAAACTCCGGCGATGGGAAAACTGTCGACATCAATGGCAAGTTCGCGTGTCATTTCCGTCCTTCTTCTTATAAAATTTCAATTTATCGGAGGAACATGCCTTATATGGCCCTTCCGTAAGCCGGCAACCGGTTCCCTTTGGACCTGCTCCACACTAATGATGGTGCCATGTTGACCAATTCCTTTGGCGAAGCAAGCGACGCGGGGCGACCAACCGGCCAGAATGGCGAACCGGCCATCGAGGTGAGCGAGGCGGAAAACGGCATGGTGTCGTGCCGTCTGTCGGGTGCATGGAACACGCGTACCGTTGCACGGGTCGATCAGCGCATGCGCGACCTTGAAGCCAGGGTGGGGGGAGGTTCCCTCGCTCTCGATCTTACTGAGGTCGGCAGCATGGACACGGCCGGTGCGTGGCTCATAGAACGGCTCGTCCACGCCTGCCGGACTCAGGGCGCCAACGTAACGGTGGCGGGCGAAAGCGATGCCGCCAAGATCCTGTTGCCGGCGGTGCGCGATGCGGTGGAGCAGGAGCGCCAGAGCGAGCCGGCGGAAAAACGCTCGCTTATCACTCGCCTTCTGGAGGGGATCGGGCGTGCCATGTATGAGGCGCGCGACGACATTGTCTACGGTGCCCACATCCTGGGCGCGACCATCGGTGGCGCGCAGATGAAGCTTGGGCGCGCCCATGCCATCAACCCGGCAGCCATCGTCAGTCAGATCGACCGCATGGGCGTGGGAGCTGTGCCGATCATCATCCTGATGTCGGCGATCGTGGGCGCGATCATCGCGCAGCAGGGTGCATTCCAGTTGCGATATTTCGGCGCAGAGATCTTCGTGGTCGATCTCGTGGGTATTCTGATTCTGCGTGAACTTGGCGTGTTGATGACGGCGATCATGATCGCAGGGCGGTCCGGCAGCGCGATCACGGCCGAAATCGGTTCCATGAAGATGCGTGAGGAAGTGGATGCTCTCACGGTGATTGGCCTCAATCCCGTCGGGGTTCTGGTGTTTCCACGCCTCGTCGCACTGATGGTCGGCGTGCCCTGTCTCACCATTGTGGCCAATTTTGCTGCGCTTGGTGGTGCCATGCTGATCGCCTGGCTCTATTCGGGAATTCCGCCCGAGGCGTTCGTTGATCGACTTCGGGAATCCATTGACCTTTCAACGATCTTTGCCGGATTGATCAAGGCACCTTTCATGGCGCTTATCGTCGGCATCATAGCCTCGATCGAGGGCATGAAGGTTGGTGGCAGCGCGGAGTCGCTTGGCAGTCACGTCACAGCGTCTGTCGTGAAGGCGATCTTCGTGGTGATTGTCGTTGATGGCCTGTTCGCAATTTTCTACGCGGCAATCGATTTCTAGGTGGCGACATGGCTCTGATCGCGGAAAATCAACACGGACAGGGGGAAGCAGCACGCGATGTCGTGCTTTCAGTTCGCGATGTAACGGTCGGGTTTGGCGACACGCTGGTGCTTGATGGTCTGTCGCTCGACGTGTACCGGGGTGAAATCCTTGGCTTCGTCGGCGCCTCCGGCGCTGGAAAATCGGTGTTGCTTCGCACAATTCTGGGTCTCATCCGCAAGCGCTCCGGAACGATCCACCTTCTGGGACAGGATCTTGATGCGGCCACGGATGAGGAACGACTGACGGTTGACATGCATCAGGGGGTTCTTTTCCAGCACGGCGCCCTTTTTTCGGCGCTAACCGTGCTTGAAAACATCCAGGTGCCTATGCGTGAATATCTCGATATGCCACATGCCCTGATGGACGAACTTGCATATCTCAAGCTTGAGCTCGTTGGTCTGCCGCGAAATGCAGCGCTCAAATTTCCCTCCGAGCTGTCCGGCGGCATGATAAAGCGTGCGGCGCTGGCACGCGCGCTTGCGCTTGATCCCGATATCGTTTTTCTCGATGAGCCGACTTCAGGGCTTGACCCGATCGGCGCAGCGGAATTCGATGAACTGGTAGGAAAACTTCGCGACACGATGGGGCTGACCGTCTACATGGTCACCCACGATCTCGACAGTCTCCTGACTGCGTGTGACCGCATTGCGGTGCTCGGTGGCAAGCGTGTTCTGGTGGAAGGTACCGTTGAGGATATGCTCGCATGCGACGATCCTTGGGTGAAGGCCTATTTCAGTGGAAAGCGGGCGCGTCAGATCGACCGATCCGCTAGGGGTTAACGGACTAATCATGGAAACCAGAGCCAATTACGTACTTGTGGGCTTCTTCACCGTTCTGGTGATCCTGGCTGCATTCGGTTTCGTTTACTGGTCGGCCAATATCGGCGACCGTGGCGAGACCGCGCTGTTGCGCTTCCGCATACCGGGCTCCGCATCCGGCCTTTCGCGCGGGAGTGCCGTGCTTTTCAATGGTGTGAAGGTCGGCGATGTACGACGTGTCTATCTGGATCTGTCAAATCCCAGCGTCGCAATTGCAGATGCCGAGGTAGATCGCCTCACGCCAATAACCAGTTCAACCAAGGCAGATGTGGGACTGGCCGGGCTGACGGGCACGGCGAATATCGAGATGACGGGCGGAAACCCCAAAGAACCCAATCTGTTTGATCTGGCTGAGGAACAGGATGCCATCGCCGAGATCGAGGCGAGCCCTTCGGCAGTCACGAACCTGCTTCAGACTGCGCAGAGCCTCCTGACACGGGCCGATTCGGTCGTATCCCAGCTGGAAGGCTTTACCAAGGAAGCGCGCCAGCCGCTGACCGATACCGTCAAGAACGTTCAGCGCTTCTCTGAGGCCCTTGAACGCAATGCTTCCGGAATCGATAGTTTTCTCGCCAATGTAGGCGACCTATCCGAAACGATCTCGAAGGTCTCGGGCCAGCTCGACAGCACGCTGAAAGCAGCCGAGGAACTGATCACGTCGGTCGATCGTGACAAGATCAGTTCCGTGGTCAGCAATTTTGACGCGTTTTCGGGACGTCTTGAGAAGGCAAGCCGGAACATGGAAACGGTCATGGCAAGCGTGGAGGAGACGGTGCGTTCCATCGGAACCTTTTCCGGCAACGCCAATGACACGCTCGCCAAACTCGACGGCGTGCTGGAAAGCGTCGATCCGGCGACCGTGAAATCCGCGGTCGGCAATTTCGAACAGGCCAGCGCCACGGTGAACCGCGCTGCAAAGAGCATTGCCGATGTCAGCGAGACCGTCGACAGGCGCAAGGACGACATCGACAGTTTCATCACCAATGCCAGCGAACTGGCCGGTCAGCTCAACAAGTCTTCCAGGCGGCTGGATTCGGTCTTGGCCAAGCTCGATGGGCTGCTCGAAACCGGGGATGGGGAAGGCCTGATGGCCGATGCCCGCGAAACACTGAAATCGTTCCGCCAGATGGCTGAGACGCTCACACTTCGCGTGGATGCGATATCCGGAAATCTGGAACGTTTCTCCGGCGGTGGGCTGCGTGAGGTCGAGTCGCTTGTTCGTGATGCCCGCCGTTCGATCAATCGGATTGAAAGTGCCGTAACGGACTTTGAACAGAACCCACAGCGCATCATTACCGGTGGCGAGGGTACGATTCGTCGTTATGACGGACGCGCGCGGCGTTGACTTTGCGATCACATAACCTCAAACAAAATGAGCGTTTAATAATGATTGAGGGGCGAACCCATCGGTGTGTCAGCGCTGGGTCGAGGAGCGTAGCTTGTTGAAAGCGGGTGCGAGGTTTTCCGCGCTGCTGGTTTGCGGCGGTCTTTTGGCCGGCTGCGCAGCGCTTCCTGGTGGTGGACCACCTCCAGTCGACGCCTTCGATCTTTCCACACCGTCCGTTTCGCAGGATGGACGGAGGGTTGGTCGCCGGCAGATCCTCATTACCGAACCCACGGCCATCAAGACGCTCGACGGCCAGGATATTGTCGTGAAAACGTCAAGCGGCGCCATTCAGTATCTCGATGGAGCCCGGTGGGCGGATCGTCTTCCACGTGTTGTCCAGACCCGCATCGCTGATCTCTATCAACGTTCCGGGCGTTTCGGCGGCGTGGGCATGCCGGGCGAGGGGCTGGCAATCGACTATCAGATCCTGGCGGATCTACGCTCCTTCGATATCCGTACGGACGGGCAGGACCGCGCTGAGGTGGAAATCTTCGTGAGGATCCTCAACGATCGGAATGGTGTTGTACGGGCGTCCCGAACGTTCAGTGCCTCGGCTCCGGTCATCGGTACCGGCGGAACGGCATTCGCATCGGCGCTTGACCGCGCCTTCGCTGCCGCGATGGCCGATCTGGTGGACTGGACCATATCGAGTATCTGAGACCTCTCTACTCCATTCGGGAAGTGAGAGAGTGCGAACCGGTGCCTCATCCGGTCTCGCTGACCCGCAATGATTGGGCAAACGGATTGCCCTTTGCGGCCTTCCTGACCTTGATGACGAAGTTTCGACGCGCCCCGCGATACAAACGCAAGGGACAGGCGACCATTCGTTCAACGGCGTCCCCGTATTCGGAGCTGGTGGTCCTGTGCGATCGGGGGGCTGATGGGCAGCAATCCGCAGACATGAAAACGGGCCCTTGCGGGGCCCGTTTTGCGATCAGTGCGCCTGCTTTGACATTTTAGCGAAGCCGGCCACTTGCATGCGCCAGCATGGTGTAGACCTTGCCGGTGTCGGATGACAGATAGGTTTGCGTCATCATATCGTCCCTGTCTGAGCGGGACACATCGCGCAAAAGCTTTTCGAAATCCCGGCAGTAAAGATCAACTGCCGCGTGGAATTCCGGATCAGACCGGTATTTGCGCTGGATTTCATCAAATGTCTGCTGTCCCTTCAGGGTGTAGAGACGGCGCGTGAACACATTGCGCTCACCCCGACGATACCGGTCCCATAGGTCGATCGAGGCTTCGTGATCGATGGCGCGTGCGATATCCACCGAAAGCGAGTTCAGCGATTCCACGACGTGCAGGGCGGAACGGTCTTCCTTCTCGACCACCGGAGCTGACTGCTGGCGGGTCTGGCTGTTGTTTTCCTCGCTGGATGCGCTGCGGAGCAGATCCTTGATCCAGCCGCCACCGCCTGCGCCCTGTGCAGGAGATGGCTGGGCGGGCTGAGATGAACGCAGCTTCTCGGGCTGGCGCTCTGCCTGACGTGCGGCTGGTGCTGCCGAAGCGGTCTGGCTCGGACGTTCGGCAACCGGCTTCTGTACCTGCGCGGGAGCCGGCTGGGCCTCGCGTTGCGGCTGTTGTGCCGGGGGTGCGGCTCGGGGGGGCCGGGTCACGCAGCGGGGCAGGAGCCGCGGCCGATGCCAGACGTTCCGTGTCATTCTGCTCCGATGGGTGCAGACGACCCGATTTCGAAACGATCTCCGAGAGCTCCTTTAGTGCATTCACCTGCTCGGTGATTGCATTGCGCATGGCAAAGGTCGATTGTTTTGCCTCCGCAGGGATATCGGCGATGCCACGCTTCATCTCACTGCGGGCTTCCTCAAGTTCGCTTCGGATTTCGGCGGCAGTCCGACGGATTTCTTCTGTTGCGCCACTGAAGCGCTCGGTTGCCGCTTCGACCACCTCCGAGATGGATTGGCGGATTCCATCGACGGACTGCTGGGTGCGGCCCTCTGCCGTAGCGAGCGTGCGCCCGATGAAGTCTTCGAATGCACTCATCGTGCGCTCGATGTGAGCTGACTTCTCCGCGAGGCCTGACGCCAGCGCCTCCAGGGCCTTCTGGCGCTCTTCGAGATTGCCTCCGAGCCCGGAATGCGCTCGCTCCAAAAGGTCCGATGCGCTTTCCAGAACCTTGCTGTGATCTTCGAACCGGCTCGCAATGGCCGAAATCTCGCGCAGTGTCCTGTTGGAGAAATCTGCGAGACGACCGGAGTTGGCGTTGATCAGGCTCGCGGAATTGGAGAAGGTTTCTGCGGCTTTCTCGGCATTTTCTGCAAAACCGCTCGTCGTGGCGCTCAGGCGCTCGTCCACTTCTGCCAGGTTTTTCGAAGCGGTTGAAATCAGTACGCTGAGCCTCTGCCCCGATGAACCGAGTTTCTGGAGGAGTTCATCGATGTGCCCCGTCATGTTCGACTGGGCGTCGTGGAAGGCCGAAAGCGTTTCCTGTGTGCGGTTCGTCAGCGCACTGATAAGGGCGGCGTTCTCCGTTTCAAGACGCTGTGTTGTCTCGGTGGTGATTGCCTCGATGCTTTCGCGCAGCTCGCCACCGCTAGCAGCAAACCGGTCGACAAGGGGCTTCGCCGTTTCATCAAGAATACGCGAAATTTCCGAGGTGCGGTTTGCCAGAACCTCGTTGAGCTCACGCGTGCGCTCCTCCAGTTTGGAGACGGTTTCGGTGGTGCGCTTGCCGATATGTTCGTCGACGGAGGCGAAGGTCTGCGCGATCGTGTCCGCAGTGGAGACAAGCCTTCCCTGTGTAGTGGAAAGCTGCTGGTTGACATACTGGGCAACCGATTCTGCGCTTTCACGCAGGCGCCCATCCGCATCCTTGATGCCGCTGGAAATGGCACCTGCGATCATGCTGGCGCTGTTGGAAAGACGCTCTTGCAGGCTCGACAGGGATTCGCCCATCTGGTTTGCCCGTGCGTCCAGCTCGGCAGAGGTCTGATGCGTGCGGGCAATGATCCGCTGATCAAAGTCTTCAAAGGTCTTGGACAGATTGTCCGTGCGCGCCGCGAGCTGCTCAGCGGTCTCCTCGACCCGGTTGAGGATTTTCTGATCAGCAGTATCAAAGGTCTCGGCAATTGCTCTGGTATGCTGAGAGAGTGTCTGGGCCGTGTTCTCGAGCCGTTCGGCAATCCGTCCATCCACCTCGGCAAAGGTCTGGGCAAAGACACCCGCCCGCTCGGTGAAGCGTGCGGAGGCATTGTCGAAGGTGCGATCGATATCCTCGATCCGTGCCCCCAGGGTCGACGCTGTCTGATCGGCGCGCGCTGCAATGCGTTTGTCGGCGTCTTCGAAGACCTTCGAGGCTTCTTCATTCAGTTTGGACGTTGCCTCGATCACCTTGTCGCGTAGCGAGCCGGCGACGACCACGGCGCTTTTTTCAAGCGTGGTGCGGACATTCTCGACGCCCATGGAGAGTGCTTTCTCCATGGTCTGCGTGCGCTCTGCGATGATGTTGGTCTGTTTGGAGAACATCTCGTTGACGCGCGTCGCTTCGTCTTCGATCACCGCATTGAGCGCCTGGCGGCGTTCGTCGATCTTGGCAATGTTGACGTCGAGGGCTTCGGCAAAACCATCCCGCGTCTTCGCAAGTTGCTGAACCTGTTCGCCGATGCCGGTCTCGAATGTCGTGCGGGCCACATCCAGCTTTTCCATGTCCGAATGGAGAAGACCCGAAAGACGCTGATGCGTTTGTTCGAATTCCTGGATCTGGCGTTGTGCGGCTTCGTTCATCCGAACCTGGGTCGCGTCGATGCGCTGTATCCCTTCGTCGAAATGAGCGCTCATCTCCGACCAGTTGCGGTCAATCTGCTTGCCAAATTCTCCTGCGGTGTTTTCCAGCATGATGCCGGTAGAAGCCACGAGGTCTGAGAATTCGGTGCTGAGCGCCGTCTTTCCGGCCTCGACGGCAGCGGAAACCTCGTCCTTGCCGTGAGCAAACGTGTCTGCAATCTCGCGGGTGCGCTCGACGAGCGTTTCGTTGATGCTGCGCGCACGTGCTTCAAGCGCGGTGTTGAGTTTCTGAGTGCCGGCGTCGAGCGCTTCGGCGCGTGTTGTGAACTCTGCGATAAGAGCGCGTCCACGCTCCGTGATCGCACCCTCCAGTTGACCAAGGCGCGAATCGAACTCGTTGGAGATGGAATCGGCCGCTTCCCCGAGGGAAGAGAGAAGCGTCGAGCTGCGCGTCTCAAACAGGCTGTTGAGAGAGCGGGCGGTCTGGTCGGACTTTTCGGCCAGCGTTGCGATACGCTCATCGAACAGATTGCTCAGGGTTTCGGCTGCGCTTGCGGTTTCCTGGGTCAGGGTTCCAAGGCGCGAATCCAGAACGCGGGTGAGAGTCTGTTCGGCTTGCTGCGTGTTTTCCGAGAACGATGCAATGCGGGTGTCGAGCGCGCTTCCAATTTTGGCAACGGCCTCGTCGGCGCCCTCGGTAAGGGCAGAAACGCGGGTATCGAGAAGCCCGCCGATCTTTTGCGTGGCATCATCCGTACGCTCGGCGAGCGTTGCAAGCCGCGTGTCGAACAGTGTTGCAAGGTTCTGGGTCGCGTCTTCCGTGCCCTTGGTGAGGGATGCGATGCGCGTGTCCAGAAGGCTGGCCACAGCGTCACCCGACGTTGTGATGCGCTCCGAGAGGCTCTGGATGCGCTCGTCTATGCCCTTGTGCAGGTTCCCGCCAGTGCCTTCAAGCTGCCTTAGAAGGCTGGCGCTGGACTCGTTGACGGAGGCGGCCAGTTGCCGGGACGCATCAGCGATCGTGGCGCGAATGCGTTCGCCGGCCGTGTCCAGCTCGTCTTTCAGGATTTCATGTGCACCGGCGATCGAAGCACGAACACGCTCCGCATGGCCGACAATTCCTTCTCGCTCGGTGCCGAGGCCGTCGACGAGATGGCGAATGCGCGCTTCGTTTTCTGAGTAGGCGCGTTCAAGCTCGCTGACCTCCGTGTGGACCAGTGATTCCAGTTCCACTGCACGGGTGAGGGTGCGGTCCATCCCGTCACCCATCGCCTGCACTTCACGGCGAACGGCCTGACCGACGGTCATGATGCGTTCATGAGCGAGATTTTCAGGCTCCGACATGCGCAGTGCGGCTTCGGCCATGGACTGGGCGGCAAGGCGCATTTCATGGGCTCTGCGCACCATGACGGCAAAGCCCCAGAACAGGATGACAGGTACGATCGTGCCGACAAGCAGGGCAATGGCGTGGGGAGCGGCCAGGAAGTCTGCCGTGGACCGCAGCTGCCAGAGTTCCGATCCATAAAGCAGCTGTCCGAGCAGAGCGCCGGCTCCGATCCAAAGGACCGAGAGTATGGCGACCAGCCAATAGGCAGTGTTCGGTGCGCGGCGGTCGAAGCGGCGTACGACCGAACTGAAGTCTCCGGCACGATCATCATTGGCCGGAGCGAATGTCTGAGCTTCGTTTTTTTCCGGAGCAGGCTCTACAGGCGTCAGATCCTTACGGTCCGCGGCGGCCGTGCCTGAGCGCTGGGACGCAGACACGTTCGTGGGGGGCTCGGCGGATTTTGGCTCAGAGGTTGTTGGTTCCGCTTTCTTCCCGCCCTGAGGAGGCGTTTTTTTCTCGCTCACGGTGACTTTCTCGTCTCCGTTCTGGTCGCGGTTCTCGCGCGCGAGTTCTTCGGCCGCGGCCGATATCTGGGCTTCCAGATCCTCCATGGAGGCCGCGATGTCCAGGTCGCCATTCTCAAGACCGTCCGCAAGTTCAAGGTCGAGGGCATCCTCGAGTTCCTTCGCGAAATCGCGCTTGGGTTGTTTCTTCTTTGCTACTGTACGCGCCATACCGCCAAACCTCAGCTACTCTCCGCCGGAGCCTCATACACAAACTCGAGGATCTCGTACTCCGACACTACGCCCAAAATGAGCCACCCGTATCGTACTGGGACAGAAGGCTGTTGAAAACACGCAATCGGTCCGATGTGTAAAAGTTTAAACATAAGGTTAACGGGCATTTTGGCAAAACCGTCACTTTGCACCAATGCCGTTAACCTGCCGTCCATTCGGGATTAATAGTGTGTGAATTCGAACCTGGAAAATGCGTTGGGACCATGCCGGTATCAGACGAAACGCCTCTTCGGGGCAGGGTGGATACGACCTCCGGAAAGGATGAACCGCTCGATTTGGACCATCTTTCGCGACAGACGCTGGGTGACGATTCGCTGGCCCGGGAAGTGCTGGGCATGTTCATCGATCAGACCCGGGGGCTGGTGGGGCGGATGACCAGTGCAACTCCGGCCGTACGACGCGAACTTGCGCATGCGCTCGTGGGGGCCGCGCGTGGAATTGGCGCTTTCGCGGTGGCGGACTGTGCTGCGAAGATCGAAAAAGAACCCGCTTGCCTGGATGAGATCAGCCATTTGTCTGTCCTTCTCCACAAAACACATGATTACATTGTAGCAAAATGCTGATTTGGCGTTGCTTTTCTGGGAATGGTTTGCCTTTCCTTTCGAAAAGCAATAGGTGGTGCACCTGCCATGAAGCAGCTCATGCCCGATCCCGTCTCGAGGTGGGCGAGTGCTGGTCCTGTTCAACGAGTTTGCCGAGAGATTGCATGCCGAAGATCTCCTACATCGTTCCCGACGGTACGCGTTTCGACGTGGAGGCCGAGAACGGCTCCACGGTTATGGAAAACGCCATCCGCAATGCTGTACCGGGCATTGAGGCCGAATGCGGCGGAGCCTGTGCCTGTGCCACCTGTCATGTCTACGTGGATGAACAGTGGACGGACATTGCCGGCCAGCCGGAGGCGATGGAGGAGGATATGCTCGATTTTGCCTTCGAAGTTCAGCCAAACTCCCGCTTGTCCTGTCAGATTATCGTGCGTGATGAGCTCGATGGGCTGGTTGTGCGTATTCCCGAGCGGCAGGCCTGACAATCCTAGTCCCTCGACAGGTCGGGCGCCGGCTTTCTAGCCAGGGTTTCTACCATTCTCCAACTGCTCGAGCCGATAGTTCAGAAGCTGCATGAGGCGCCACTCGAAATTGCCGCTTTCAATGCGGTCGAAACGTGCCTGCGCCCTGTCGTGCTCTTCCAGCTTTCGATTGGTGATCTCTTTGGCGTGAGCCTGCATTGCCGCACAGGTTCGGTGTGGCGTCAGGCTTTTGATGGCCGTCTCGATCTCGCGCGCGTAGCGTTTGGCAATTCCCAGATGGCTCTCTTCATGGCGTTTGATGTCTTTCGACAGCGTGTCCCAGATCAACGCGGTTTCAGCGGGCGCGGTTTTGCGGTTGCGCCAGCGTGGTAAGAAGACCTTGGCATCGACCATTACATGCACTGCCGCGATGCGGCAGCGGCGTTTGTCTTCCTCGTAGGTGATCTTCGTTTTGAACTCCATCCGCGTTGCCCCCGGGTGACGCTGTCCTGTGCTTTTCACGTGGGGCCCGCGGGAACGAAGCTGGTGTTCGATTTCGCTCAGGGTTTTCCCGCCTATGCTGAAATAGCTGTAGCTGCGCGAAACATCTGCGGCAGAGACCGGGAAAGGGCCAACGGCCAGGAGTGCAAGAAGTGCAAGCGGAAGACGTTTCATTTTCTCTCCAGGCCCGACCAGCAGTGTTCGGTTGTGCGGCATTGCATGCGCATCAGTTGGGTCATCGACTCATGCATCCTTACACATTGCGGTTGATTTTGGCCGCAATGAGCCGCAAAAGCGGGAAGGGTTGAAACCGTTTCGCTGGTGCGGCGGGTTTTGCCTCACAGCCGTGACCTGGAGGCCTTTCGCCTGATGACATCACCGATCTGGAAGCTCGCGCACGGACGCCAAATCACGCTTGGTCCCCAATCCGTCATCATGGGCATTCTCAACGTCACCCCCGACAGCTTTTCTGACGGTGGCAGGTTTTCCAGGCTCGATCAGGCGCTGGAACATGTGGACAGGCTCATTGCCCAGGGGGCTCAGATTGTCGATATCGGCGGTGAATCGACACGACCCGGAGCAGCGCCTGTCAGCGCGGCCGAGGAGCAGGACCGGATCTTGCCGCTGTTTGAGGCACTTGCCGGGCGAAAAGACATCATCCTCTCCGTTGATACCTACAGGGCGGAAACCGCGCGGCTTGCGGTCGCCGCCGGCGCCCACATCGTCAACGATGTGTGGGGCGGACAGCGAGAGCCGGACATTGCCGATGTCGCCGCCCGCACCGGTGCAGGCCTTGTCATCATGCATACCGGACGCGGACGGACAAAAGATCCCGATGTGATTGCGGATCAGTTCTCATATCTGCGCCAGTCGCTTGATATCGTTGGGAAATGTGGCGTTGAGGAAGCGCAGGTCGTGGTCGACCCCGGGTTCGGTTTCGCCAAGGACACGTGGGAAAATCTCCAGATCATGTCGCGCTTCGAAGAACTTGCCGACCTGTCATACCCGCTTCTTGTTGGAACCTCACGCAAACGGTTTGTCGGGGCGGTGACCGGTCGCGAA includes:
- a CDS encoding DUF922 domain-containing Zn-dependent protease, which gives rise to MKRLPLALLALLAVGPFPVSAADVSRSYSYFSIGGKTLSEIEHQLRSRGPHVKSTGQRHPGATRMEFKTKITYEEDKRRCRIAAVHVMVDAKVFLPRWRNRKTAPAETALIWDTLSKDIKRHEESHLGIAKRYAREIETAIKSLTPHRTCAAMQAHAKEITNRKLEEHDRAQARFDRIESGNFEWRLMQLLNYRLEQLENGRNPG
- the folP gene encoding dihydropteroate synthase, which translates into the protein MTSPIWKLAHGRQITLGPQSVIMGILNVTPDSFSDGGRFSRLDQALEHVDRLIAQGAQIVDIGGESTRPGAAPVSAAEEQDRILPLFEALAGRKDIILSVDTYRAETARLAVAAGAHIVNDVWGGQREPDIADVAARTGAGLVIMHTGRGRTKDPDVIADQFSYLRQSLDIVGKCGVEEAQVVVDPGFGFAKDTWENLQIMSRFEELADLSYPLLVGTSRKRFVGAVTGRENASERDVATAATSAILRCKGAAVFRVHDVAINRDALAVADAMLAAREQAEKR
- a CDS encoding 2Fe-2S iron-sulfur cluster-binding protein translates to MPKISYIVPDGTRFDVEAENGSTVMENAIRNAVPGIEAECGGACACATCHVYVDEQWTDIAGQPEAMEEDMLDFAFEVQPNSRLSCQIIVRDELDGLVVRIPERQA